Proteins encoded by one window of Mus musculus strain C57BL/6J chromosome 10, GRCm38.p6 C57BL/6J:
- the Olfr803 gene encoding olfactory receptor 803 produces the protein MKNYTIITEFVLLGISGNRELQVVIFVFLLITYIVSITGNLTIILLTLLDSHLKTPMYYFLRNFSFLEIMFTSVSIPRFLASIITQVKTISYNNCFAQLFFFIFMGVTEFFLLTAMSYDRYVAICKPLHYTLIMNQKVCTLLVLTSWLAGFLTIFPPLMLVLKLDFCASNVIDHFCCDYFPLLQLSCSDTWLLEVIGFYVALVTLLFTLALVILSYMYIFRTILRIPSANQRKKAFSTCSSHMIVISMSYGSCIFIYVKPSANERASLTKTVAILSTSVAPMLNPFIYTLRNQQVKQAFKDLIHKVVF, from the coding sequence ATGAAAAACTACACTATAATTACAGAGTTTGTGCTCTTGGGAATATCAGGCAACAGAGAGCTTCAGGTAGTAATTTTCGTCTTTTTATTAATAACTTACATAGTAAGCATCACTGGAAACCTAACCATTATCCTCCTCACATTGTTGGACTCTCACTTAAAGACTCCTATGTATTATTTCCTTCGTAATTTCTCCTTCTTAGAAATTATGTTCACTAGTGTTTCCATTCCCAGATTCCTGGCATCAATAATTACCCAAGTCAAGACCATTTCCTATAATAATTGTTTTGCTCAGttatttttcttcatcttcatGGGGGTGACAGAGTTTTTTCTTCTAACCGCTATGTCTTACGATCGTTATGTTGCCATCTGCAAGCCACTGCACTACACCCTCATCATGAATCAGAAAGTCTGCACCCTTCTTGTCCTCACCTCATGGCTGGCAGGATTCCTGACCATCTTCCCACCACTTATGCTGGTCCTAAAGTTAGATTTCTGTGCTTCCAATGTCATTGATCACTTCTGCTGTGACTATTTTCCCCTCTTACAACTGTCTTGCTCAGATACTTGGCTCCTAGAAGTGATTGGTTTCTATGTTGCTCTGGTTACTCTACTGTTCACATTGGCATTGGTGATTTTATCTTACATGTACATTTTCAGGACTATTTTAAGAATTCCATCAGCCAATCAGAGGAAAAAGGCTTTCTCCACCTGTTCCTCGCACATGATTGTCATCTCCATGTCTTATGGAAGCTGTATATTTATCTATGTGAAGCCTTCAGCAAATGAAAGAGCATCATTGACCAAAACAGTAGCTATTCTCAGCACTTCAGTTGCTCCCATGTTGAACCCTTTTATTTATACTTTGAGGAACCAGCAAGTAAAACAAGCTTTCAAAGACTTGATTCATAAGGTAGTTTTttag